TATTCAGGATTTGATGCAATATACCATCCTTTTATTATCTCTTGAAGAAAACCGTTGGACAATAATCTATCTCTATGAGTTCTAGATATTTCATCTGACTTTACAATTGAGTTCCCATTTTGGCTTATCAATGATTGTAGAACTTCAAGCGATTGAGCCAATTTTTCTGATGGTGTGGCCATTATCCTAATTTTTTTATGAAATAATTATTCATCTTGCATTATGTGAAATAAATTCAATTTAGCTTTCCTTACTGTTCCAGTTTAAGCCTCTCTTGTTGTGCCAAATCCAGCTTTTCCTGTTGTGCCTTTTCTAGCTTATCTTGTTGTGCCAAATCCAGCTTTTTCTGCCGTACCTGTTCTAGCTTATTCTGCAAATATACAGAAAATTAGTATTATACAAATTAGAAAGACAAAACTACCCAGGGCAAATGCATATCAAGGAAAGTTCGCAGAAATTTAATTCTCCAAAAAAGATAAGAATTATCCAAAAACACAATAATTATCTCTTTATTGAATTTAAAAAAATGAAATCCATATAACAAGAAGGCGTGTGTAAAACACTCTTATTCTGTAACTTACAAACTCACCCCCTTTTAATCAAAAGAATCTCAACTTATGGAATTCAATTATCCAAAAACTGAAATAATTATCCAAAAGTAAGAATATGGATACACAAATTTGATAACTAAAAGCAACCAAATGAAACACAAGAACAGCTATTTGCCAATACAAAAAATGCTAGTTAGCTGATTATCTATACACTTACAGCACTTGGGCAACAAAAGGGCAACAAGGAAAACGGGCTTTAATACAAACAAAAGAAACATAATGACAAGTAATTTCTTAAGGACTGAATGGTGGATACTATGTTTTCATCTAAACTAATAGAGCTGGTAGATTGGTTGAGGCTGGCTTAAATTAGCTGTCCAACCACCTTTTAAAAGCAGCAGCTTTATCTTTTCCAATTACAATATCTTCTGAATGCGATGGGTGAGTTTCGAGTTTCAGCTTTCCATTGAAATAGGAATGAACTCGTTTAATGGATTCGAAATTAATAATAATCTGACGATTCACTTTAAAAAACACCTCTGGATTTATTTGTTCCTTTAAGTTTTCTAGCGAAAAATTAATAGGATATTCTCTTTTTTCGAAAGTAACAGCAAATGTAATTCCCTGCATGCTGTAAAATAGTGCAATTTCTTCAATTGGTAAATGAAAAAATGATTCGTTAGATTGTATTAGAAAGCGTTTACGATATTCCGATTTTTCATTTTTGATGAGTGAGGCAAGTTCCGAAAAATCAATATTGGAATTCTTCTCTTGAATAAATTGTTTATTGTATTGCATATGCTTTTCAAATGCAGCTTGCAATTCATCCTTTTCAATGGGTTTTAACAGATAATCCAAACTGTTAACTTTGAATGCTTGCATGGCATATTCATCATAGGCTGTGGTAAATATGATCATGCTTTCAATTTTTACCTGCTTAAATATTTCAAAACTTAGTCCGTCAGACAATTGAATATCTAATAAAACTATCTCTGGGTGTGGATTTTTTTGAAACCATTCAACAGCTGATTTAATGCCATTCAAGCAATCAACTACCTCAGTTTCAAAATTAATTTCCTCCAAGGTTTCTTTCAACAAACGTTGAGCTGGAATTTCATCTTCAATGATTAATACTTTCAGAACCATCTTATTCATCAATTAGTGGAATCGTTACAACAAAATTATCTTTGTTTTCTTCATAGGTAAATCCATCTTTTTTAAGCAATTCAAATCGCTTGCTAAGGTTTGACAAGCCGGTGTGTGTTGAATCTGCACCTTCAGCTATTTGTAGGTTATTACTTACAATTAATTTTTTATCACTGTTGCCTACAATAGAAATTTTCAACACATTTTCTTTGTTAGCTACATTGTGCTTAATGGCATTCTCAATTAATATTTGCAGCGTTAATGGAGGGATTTGCATTTGTACTATTTCTTCCGAAATATTTGTCGAATACTCCAGGGCATCTCCAATTCTGACTTTATGCAAAAAGATAAAGGATTCAATAAATTCAAGTTCTTTATTTAAGGCAATTAAATCATGATTTTTACTTTGTAAAACATAGCGGTAAACTTTCGATAGTTTACGTGTAAATTCAACCGCAGTATTGGGATTATGTTTTATTTCAGAGATAAGCACATTCAAACTATTAAACAAGAAATGAGGATTTACCTGATTTTGTAAAACCTGATAATCAGCTTTAAGTTTTTCTTGTTTATAATACTCCGCATCCAATGAAGAGATTTGCCATTGCTTGAAAAAGCTTATGGTCATGGATATCCCGATAAATCCCAAAAGAAAAACAACGGAACCAATAAAAATAATGACAGATGCAGGTGGGTATGCTAATGACTTTCCATTGATGAAATACCAAGTAATAAAAGGAAATCCTATGGTGATAAACGCCCAAAGAATAATAAAAGTGAATTGGATAATAATCCTCTTATGGGGGGAATAAAACCATGGGAGCTTTTTATTCAAGTAGCGGTCAAAAAACAAGCTACCTTCACTATTTAAATTGAAGAAAAACAGGTATGCAATAAAAAAAAATTGTTTGGGAATATGTGAGTTGTATTCAATATCATCAGGCATAGCAAATCCCACTAGTTTCATTACTAGAATGGCGTAAAGTGATACGAGTATTATACGAGTCAATATTTTAAAAACAACTTTTGTCATTTCAATTTAACCCTGCTTTGTTTTTGCATTCTGTAAAGTTAATATTTAAGCTATTATCTCTACGAATTATGTTTCGTCCACTCTACAGTTTTACTAAAAAAACCAACAGATATTTCAATATTCAGTTTATTCTCTTTTTTGGTAAATTCAGCATCGTACCATTCTTTTTGCTTTGGTGAATATACTTTCCCTTCCCATTTGCCTTTAGTTTGTTTTAAATCTTTAACCATCAGTCTTCCTATTTTTACTTTAGGATTATCAGAAGAGATAATTCTTCCACTATAAATGTCGTTTTGTTGTTCTATTTTCACAATGGTATTTTGCCCGCCTACCATCCACGCTCCTGCTAAATCTGACTGAGCAAAACTATTTATGGTAAATAAGTTGATAGTTAGCATTATAAATATGTTTCTTAGATTCTTCATATTAATCTGTTTTGAATTGTTTTTATTCTTTTATCATCACTTTGTACAACACTGGAATTACCAACAGTACAAGGACTGCTGATAGCGATAGTCCTCCTATTATCGTCCAACCCAATGGCCCCCAGAACATTCCACCCTGTAAGGTTAAGGGTAGCAGACCACCAATAGTGGTAAACGATGTGATTACGATAGGTATAAAACGAGTTTGTCCAGCTTCCATTAAGGCCTCGTAAATGCTTTTTCCTTCCTTACGGGCATTGTTGGTAAAATCAATAAGAATAATAGCGTTATTAATGGCTATGCCAATAAGCGCAATAGCTCCTATAAACCCAGTAAATGAAAAGTCATAGCCAGTTATTAATAAAGCGTAAAATGAACCGGTAAGTGCCAAAGGTATAGCAGTAAATATAATGAAGGGCTGACGGAACGAACGGAATTGCAGAACCAAAATAGCCAAAATAATTAGTGCCGCAATACCTGCTGCAGCACCCAGTCCTCCAAAGGTTTCATTTTGTTTTGTGGTTTCACCTTTAAGTTTATAATCAACGTCTAAAGGCAAGTCGTACTTAGCCAATTCAGCGTCAAAAAGTTTGGTTACTTCACCTGTATTATAGCCGCTTGCCACATCGCCTCCTACGGTAGCACTTCGTTGCATATTGTAATGCGTAATCAAACTCGGACTTGTTGCAAACTCGATACGTGCTAGCTGACTTAATGGAATTTGTTCTCCACTCATCGACTTTAAAAAGATTTTATCAAAGTCTTCAATTTTTGCCTTATTATCAATTGGAAGACTAAGAATCATGTCGTATTCATCTCCTTCGCTGGTTCTGAATTGAGAAATGGTCAATCCGTTTAATGCCGTACGAATTGTTTTGTCAATGGTAGAAACCGGAACACCCATCAAAGAGGCTTTGTCTTTATTGATATTCACATGCAAATCGGTGCGCATGCCTTCAAGCTCATTGTTCACATTAATAACGCCTTCTTGATTTTGCAAAATGGTTCTAATATCCTCCGATACTTTTACTAAGTTTTCTACATTGTCACCCATCAATACAACCTCAACGGGGTATTGAATGGGCTGTCCCTGCTGAAACTCTTTCACCTTAATATCAGCAGCAATATATTGATCAAATGTATTGCGTAAACTTTGAACCAAAGCATTAAACTCTTCAGCTTCGTATTCGTTCAGAACCACATAATATTCAGTAAAATTCTTAGCATTTTCTTTAGGGAAAGTATTAAAGTAAACTTTTGGATTTCCATTCCCGATATTTCCTGCATATTGCTTGACAGACGAAGTTGTATCTAAAACACTCTCAATAAAAGCAGCTGCTTTTTTAGTTTCTTCCAGGCTTTTCCCTTTAGGTAAGGTTGCCTGAACCATAAACATTGGTTTTTCGGCTTTAGGGAAGAAACTTGAACCTACAAAAAGTTTCAACACAACCAAGGATGAAGCAAACACTAACACTGCAATAATTATCACTGTACGTGTATGTGTCAATGAATAATGCAATGCTTTTTTGTAAGGCCCCTGAATAAATCCTTTTAATACCTTTTGCAATTTCTTTTCTTTTGGCTTACCGTCTTTTTCAGGTTTTACAAACTTCGACATGAGCAATGGGGATACAGTAAGGGCTAGAATTACTGAAACCGATAAGGTTGCAATTACTGTAACCGGTAAGCTTTTAATATAATCCCCGGCAGCATCGGGCATCATGGCAATTGGAATAAAAGCAGCCAGGGTAGTTAAAGTTGATGTGATGATGGGATAGGCTACCTGCTTGGTTCCCTCAATAGCAGCTTTTTTACTGCTATATCCTTTTTGTAATAAGCGTTCGGCATTCTCTATTACCACAATTGAATTATCCACCAATAATCCTAATGCAATTACCAATGCAGCTATTGATACGTTTTGCAGGCCAAATCCGGCCATATCAACAAAACCAAGTCCAATTAAAATGGAAGATGGAATAGCCACCATTATAATAATGCTCGATTTAAATCCAATGGCAAACATAATTACCAACCCTACCAGCATGATACCCTGCAGCAGATTCATTAAAAACCCATTAACACTAGAGCTTACGCTAACCGACTGGTCATGTACATAATTTAGTTCCATACCGGCAGGAAGGTCCTCTTTAAATTCATCGATAACAATGTGTGCATTTTCAGCTATTTCCAGCACATTGGTTCCCATCTTTTGCTCGGCAGTAATAAATATGCTTCGCTTACCATTAAAGTTAGCCTGGTATTTATTGTACTCGTAGTCCAGATTAACATCGGCTACATCCTTCAGGTACACCAGTTGACCCTGAGCGGAACCTACCACGGTATTCTTAATTTCATCCAGCGAGTTATATGAACCGCTTGTTTTTACATTGAAGCTGTTTTCGCCCATAATCACTTCGCCACCCGGAATGTTCTGGTTATTAGCATTAATGGCATTAGAGATATTATCGATATTAATGCCCATGTTCACCATTTTATCGGAATTGATTTCAATCTTTACTTGCTTATCTGGCGCAGCTATAATATCCACCACCATAATGCCTTCCACCTGTTCCAGTTTTTGTTCCAGAATTTCAGCAGTGTTTTTCATTTTGATGTATTCAACCGTTTCAGAGCTTAATGCTAACTGAAGAATTTTTGTATCTGTTGTTGTTTTCTTACGGTAATTGATTTCACGAATACCATCTGGTAAGTCCGTTTTAACCGCATTCACTTGTTGTACCACATCATCGTACTTATCATCAAAATCGTATTTGCCATAATTGAAGGTTACATTTACAAGCGCAAAACCATCCGCGGCAATAGATTTTATATCCTGGATGTCTTCAAGCTCATTAACTTTTTCTTCAATCTTGTTGATAACCAGTTCTTCCATATCGCTAGGATTTGCTCCCGGATAAACGACAGTAACTATAGCCCCAGGCTGTCCTGCAGGTGGATCTTCGGTACGTGGCATGGAGTTGAAGGCACGTAAGCCCCATAAGAGCAATACCGCAAATATGATAATTACGAACTGGAAGTTATTTATGGCAAATTTTGGTAATTTATTCATCGCTTTACTCTTATAAATTGGTTATCTTAATGTTATCTCCTGTCAAACGGTGATTGCCGCTTGATACTACTTTATCTCCTACTGAAAGTCCCTCTGAGATAATCAACTTATCTTCAAGAAGCCTTTCAATCTTTACGGCTCTTTTTTTCGCAAGACCATCTTCCACTATGTAAACTTGTCCTTTTCTTTTCTCTGAGAAAACTAAAGCTTCAACCGGGATTTCCATCCAATTATGTGTGTGAGAAGACTGAAGCCATGCACTCCCAATAAAACCAGGGCGTAAGTGACTGTTACTATCATTAACCTGTATTTTCACCTCATATGTACCAGTTGTTGGGTTTGCCATACCTGCTATTTCAAGTACCTGACCACTGAATACCGTTTCTGGATAAGGATCGAACTGTAAGCTTGCCTTATCACCTACCCCAATTTTCACTACATTGGCGTCAGAAACATTGGTCGTAAGTACTTTGCCTTGATTTTCTGCACCAAAAATAATAATGGGATTTCCGGGGCTACACAATTCGTTTTCCTGAACCAGAATTTTTTGGACAATGCCATTGGCAGGAGCCACCACTTGTGCATGTTTTGAATTGAAAACAGCTGTCTTTACATTCATTTCAGCATTTTGCAACTGTGTTTCCATGTTCTGTAGCTGTTCTAAAGTAACTACACTGTCAGCGTATAAGGCAGTTGCTCTATCGAAATCTCTTTTTGCCTTAGCGTAGGCTAGTTCTGCTTGCTCTGTTTTTGATTCTATTTCATCCATTTTTATGGTTGCCAACAACATTCCATTTTTGACGTACTGCCCTTCCTTTACTTCAATTGACTTAACTATGCCGCCAGTCTTAAAGGACAATTTATATTCATGGTGATAGCTTATTCTGCCTGTGACCCTATGCTGATCTGAATATTCTATCTCTTTTACTTCAGTGGTTGTTACTACAAGATTGTCCTTATCTGTATTTGTATCCTCCTCTCCTTTATTTGTTGAACAACTAAACATTAGAGCAAAAGGTAGAATTAGTAAACTGTTTCTAAAAATATTTTTGATCATGATACTTCTGTTTTAAAATTGATAACTGGATGTTAAACGTTCAAGTTTTATTTGCTCAAGCTGATAGCTGTATTGAGCCAATATTAGCTTGTTTTCAGCATTAAGTTTATTGTTAAGTGAATTTGAATATTCCAAGTAATTAACTATCCCTTGTTGGTATTTCTTTTCAACAAATGAATAAGATTTCTGATAGTTTTCTAGTTCCTGCTTTGCCAACTCAATACCTTCTTTGGCAGCCTGCAATGAATAATAGGTATTGATTACTTCCAATTGAACCTGATTTTCAGCTTCAAGTTTTCGGCTTTCTAAAATTTGGCGATCTATCTGCGCCTGCTGTATTTTAGATTTTCGTTGTCCGGATGTAAATAAGTTCCACTTCATAGACAAACCTGCCACTGCCATATCTGTCTCATCGTTAAAAGAGTAATCTGTTCCTTGAAAGCCATACTGACCAAATAGTGTAACATTAGGCAAGGCAGCTCCTTTTTCGAGTTTAATGTTGTTTTCCTGTATTTCAACATATTTATCGAATTGAGTAAATTCCTCACGATTAGAAAGAGAAGCATTTAATACATCCTCCAAATTATCATTGGAGCTTACAGATACGGCTAATTGTACGGTTTCTATTTCAGCATCAAAATCTCTGTTTAACAGGAAATTAAACCAGGAAGAAGCCATAATCCTGTTTTTATTTGCCGCAGCAAGGTCAAGTTCAATTTGTTTGACCTGTGCCTTCGCGGTATATACTTCGTCAATGGTAATTTTATCGTTGGCAAAAAGAATTTCTCTGTTTTTAAGATTCTGGTTTACAACACTCAATGTATTGATATAAAGTTTATGTGCTTGTTCTGCCTGTAAATATTTAACATAGGCTTCTTTTACTTCTTTAACGAGTTCTCGTTTATAAATATCCACACTTATACCTTCCACTTCGGCCAATCCCTTTTTAATTTTATGGTTTTGGATAATAGCGGCATTAAAAACAGGCATAGTTGCAACTAATTTTGTTTCTTGCTCTGGACTTCGAACAAAAGACATTTCCATATTCTCAATCTCAGGATATTTTGGAGCAGAAGGATTTAACACTTGGTTAATCTGATTCAGATTATTGTAAACAGGATTCATCATATCTCCAAAAGGAATCTCTACCATTCGGCCTCCTTCAGCAATAGTGTAGCTTGCATTAAATGAAATAGTTGGCAGAAACAATCGTTTTGCCTCATTTATAACTTCCAAACTTTTTTTGTAAGAATATTCTTTTTGCTGAAGAGCAAGATTGTTAGATAAAGCACTATCGATATACATATTGATGATACTATCCTGTGCATTAACTGTAAAACCATAAGGTACCAGTAAGAGGATGATTAAAATTCTATTCATTGCAATAATTTGTTTTAAAATTCAATGCAATGTTACATAGCTCAGTGAGCCTAGATAAATATGAATTTATGAAGTCGAATCTGTTCTGATAGAGTCGAAAATTGCACTATGAAATAATCGTTGAATGAAACTAACCCTGGTGGGAAGGATTCGAACCCTTAATAATTCCTTTATAATCTCACATATCTCAAAGCGAATTTTTATAAGTTAAAGGAATATAACTTTGAGCAGACTTGTCAGGAAACATCAACTCCTTTGCAACTTTTAAACATCCCTGCCCGATAAAGAATGTTAGAATACCGTTCAAAAACAATTTATACTTCTAAGAACCTTATTGGATGTCATTTTCGGAAAATGACAGAACACTTTATCATATTCAGCAATTATACTTTAGTAAAGTATGATCTCATTTTTTGATGCAAATAACAGCCAAATGCAACACCAGAACAGCTATTTGCCAATACAAAACCTACCAAAAATATTCCCCAAAATCTCATCATTTGTGATCTCTCCAGTGATCTCTCCCATTAGTTGAATTATTTTTCGAATATCGATGGTGATGAAATCTTTGGTTAACTGATTGTCAATGCCCTGATTTACTTCCTCTATTGATCGTAAGATTTCACTAAGAATTGTATAATGACGAGTATTTGTAACAATAGACAAATCGCCCTGGTATTTCTCAATATCAAGTGTTTTAAGAAGATTAACTTTTAAAGCAGATATATTTTGCTGGAACTTAGATGATATAAAAACTAGGTTATCGAAGGCTTCAGAAAAATCCTTTTTGATTATACTTTCAACACCGTCCTTGTCAATTTTATTGGCAATCAGCAGGTGAGGAACATGCAATTCGAGTTGATTGACATCTCCTTTAACTTCTTCAACAGTCAATTCAGTAATATCGAACAGATAAATAACTAAATCAGCAATTTTAATTTTATTGAGTGTTCTTTGAATACCTTCTTTTTCAATCAAATCCAATGTAGTTGATGTAAGTCCTGCTGTGTCAACAAACCTGAAAAGAATGCCATCAATATTAATAGTGTCTTCAATAAAATCACGGGTAGTACCCGGTATATTGGATGTAATAGCTCTTTCTTCCTGCAAAAGTTCATTCAATAAAGTTGATTTTCCAGCATTAGGCCGGCCTGCAATAACAACCGAAACTCCTTGTTTGATGACATTTCCCAATTTGAAAGAATCAACTAAGGTTTTTACTTCAGCTGTTGTTTCATTCAGAATTTCTTTGAGCTGATCATTACTGGCAAATTCCACATCTTCTTCTCCAAAATCCAATTCTAATTCAAATAATGAAATCAGATTCAATAACTTTTCACGAAGCTCTTTTATCTTATCCGAAAAACCTCCTCGAATTTGATTGACTGCTATTTTATGTGAAGCTTCGTTCTCTGAATCAATCATATCAATAACTGCCTCTGCCTGACTTAAGTCCAGTTTTTTATTCATAAATGCCCGTAAGGTAAACTCTCCTGCCTGGGCAAGCCTTGCTCCTACCTTTTGCAATAAACTCAATACCTCATTCAAAATATACATGGAGCCATGACAGGAAATTTCAATCAAATTTTCCCCTGTGTAGGTTTTGGGTGATTTGTAAACATTGAGCAAAACCTCGTCTAGCACATTTCCATCTAAATCTTTTATAAAACCATAGTGAATAGTATGTGAATCAACTTTTGTCAAATCCTTGCCCGAAAAAACTTTGTTCACAATATCGAAGCAATCATTACCTGAAACGCGGATTATTCCGAGTGCACTTTTGCCCGGTGGTGTTGCAATGGCAACAATTGTATCGTTGTTTAAATGATATAGCATAGAACTGCAAAATTACATGAAATTGAATTTAGCGTATCATAATTATCAAATTGGTATTTTTAATCTTTTAATCGACCAGCCTTGGTTTAATTATTGTTCCATCTTATGGTTAACTTTGAAGACTCTAAACACAAAAAAATGGAATTATTCTCAATCGAAATTAAGCTTAAAAAGTTGAGTAAAATTAGTATAATAAGCTTCCTGATCATTTTTTCTTTGATGAGTTGTAAGCAAAAGGAAAAAGAGGCAACTACTGACGATTTTCAAGACAAAAAAATCACAGACGAATTCAAAGAAATTTCAACTGGAGAAGAATATTCAATTATTGTAATCAGTGATTTAGCCACAAAATATCCTGATTTAAAAACAGCACTCAATAACTTATTTGCTATCAAATTTGATGTTTTACCCCAGAATGAACCTCATTTCAATCCTATAATCATTCATCCTGACTCATTAACAGAAGATCAAAAACTCAACCTCTGCATAATGGCACTGAATGTAAACTCAGCATCTGATAGAATGAATGCCTTTGCAGAAAATGAGTTGCATATAGACAAAAATGTAAATAACGAATCCAGATTTCAGATATCCGAAAACACATGGGCTTATCCTCAAAAAGTCATCTATGCTGAAGCATCTACTATTGAAGAGTTGATTTTACTATTGGAAAAAAAACAAAATGATTTTATTGAGGAATACGATCAATCAGAAAAAATTCGATTAAAAAGAAGGGTATATGCTAAAGGACGAAACAATACAGCCACAACCCGATTGTTAAAAATGCATCAAATTGACATAAGTATTCCCAAGGGTTATGTAAATATTATGGAAAGGGTGCCATCAAAATCTGATACCATTTTACGAAATCTCAAAATTGATGGATTAAGCTGGTTTCGCAACAATACCAAAGCCTACAACATGGATATTCTATTCTATTATACATCCTTGGATCAATTTAAGGATGCTGAAATAGATAAGATTCTCTTGAAAAAAGATCAGATCACATCAAACTTAATTCAAGGACAAAATCAGGGCTCCTATGTGGTCATAGCTTACGACTACAATCCACCCGTTATACGCGATGTAACAATTTCTGGTTATGAAGCTATTGAAATTAGAGGTCTTTGGG
The Bacteroidota bacterium DNA segment above includes these coding regions:
- a CDS encoding response regulator transcription factor; amino-acid sequence: MVLKVLIIEDEIPAQRLLKETLEEINFETEVVDCLNGIKSAVEWFQKNPHPEIVLLDIQLSDGLSFEIFKQVKIESMIIFTTAYDEYAMQAFKVNSLDYLLKPIEKDELQAAFEKHMQYNKQFIQEKNSNIDFSELASLIKNEKSEYRKRFLIQSNESFFHLPIEEIALFYSMQGITFAVTFEKREYPINFSLENLKEQINPEVFFKVNRQIIINFESIKRVHSYFNGKLKLETHPSHSEDIVIGKDKAAAFKRWLDS
- a CDS encoding histidine kinase is translated as MTKVVFKILTRIILVSLYAILVMKLVGFAMPDDIEYNSHIPKQFFFIAYLFFFNLNSEGSLFFDRYLNKKLPWFYSPHKRIIIQFTFIILWAFITIGFPFITWYFINGKSLAYPPASVIIFIGSVVFLLGFIGISMTISFFKQWQISSLDAEYYKQEKLKADYQVLQNQVNPHFLFNSLNVLISEIKHNPNTAVEFTRKLSKVYRYVLQSKNHDLIALNKELEFIESFIFLHKVRIGDALEYSTNISEEIVQMQIPPLTLQILIENAIKHNVANKENVLKISIVGNSDKKLIVSNNLQIAEGADSTHTGLSNLSKRFELLKKDGFTYEENKDNFVVTIPLIDE
- a CDS encoding DUF2147 domain-containing protein; the encoded protein is MKNLRNIFIMLTINLFTINSFAQSDLAGAWMVGGQNTIVKIEQQNDIYSGRIISSDNPKVKIGRLMVKDLKQTKGKWEGKVYSPKQKEWYDAEFTKKENKLNIEISVGFFSKTVEWTKHNS
- a CDS encoding efflux RND transporter permease subunit, translated to MNKLPKFAINNFQFVIIIFAVLLLWGLRAFNSMPRTEDPPAGQPGAIVTVVYPGANPSDMEELVINKIEEKVNELEDIQDIKSIAADGFALVNVTFNYGKYDFDDKYDDVVQQVNAVKTDLPDGIREINYRKKTTTDTKILQLALSSETVEYIKMKNTAEILEQKLEQVEGIMVVDIIAAPDKQVKIEINSDKMVNMGINIDNISNAINANNQNIPGGEVIMGENSFNVKTSGSYNSLDEIKNTVVGSAQGQLVYLKDVADVNLDYEYNKYQANFNGKRSIFITAEQKMGTNVLEIAENAHIVIDEFKEDLPAGMELNYVHDQSVSVSSSVNGFLMNLLQGIMLVGLVIMFAIGFKSSIIIMVAIPSSILIGLGFVDMAGFGLQNVSIAALVIALGLLVDNSIVVIENAERLLQKGYSSKKAAIEGTKQVAYPIITSTLTTLAAFIPIAMMPDAAGDYIKSLPVTVIATLSVSVILALTVSPLLMSKFVKPEKDGKPKEKKLQKVLKGFIQGPYKKALHYSLTHTRTVIIIAVLVFASSLVVLKLFVGSSFFPKAEKPMFMVQATLPKGKSLEETKKAAAFIESVLDTTSSVKQYAGNIGNGNPKVYFNTFPKENAKNFTEYYVVLNEYEAEEFNALVQSLRNTFDQYIAADIKVKEFQQGQPIQYPVEVVLMGDNVENLVKVSEDIRTILQNQEGVINVNNELEGMRTDLHVNINKDKASLMGVPVSTIDKTIRTALNGLTISQFRTSEGDEYDMILSLPIDNKAKIEDFDKIFLKSMSGEQIPLSQLARIEFATSPSLITHYNMQRSATVGGDVASGYNTGEVTKLFDAELAKYDLPLDVDYKLKGETTKQNETFGGLGAAAGIAALIILAILVLQFRSFRQPFIIFTAIPLALTGSFYALLITGYDFSFTGFIGAIALIGIAINNAIILIDFTNNARKEGKSIYEALMEAGQTRFIPIVITSFTTIGGLLPLTLQGGMFWGPLGWTIIGGLSLSAVLVLLVIPVLYKVMIKE
- a CDS encoding efflux RND transporter periplasmic adaptor subunit — translated: MIKNIFRNSLLILPFALMFSCSTNKGEEDTNTDKDNLVVTTTEVKEIEYSDQHRVTGRISYHHEYKLSFKTGGIVKSIEVKEGQYVKNGMLLATIKMDEIESKTEQAELAYAKAKRDFDRATALYADSVVTLEQLQNMETQLQNAEMNVKTAVFNSKHAQVVAPANGIVQKILVQENELCSPGNPIIIFGAENQGKVLTTNVSDANVVKIGVGDKASLQFDPYPETVFSGQVLEIAGMANPTTGTYEVKIQVNDSNSHLRPGFIGSAWLQSSHTHNWMEIPVEALVFSEKRKGQVYIVEDGLAKKRAVKIERLLEDKLIISEGLSVGDKVVSSGNHRLTGDNIKITNL
- a CDS encoding TolC family protein encodes the protein MNRILIILLLVPYGFTVNAQDSIINMYIDSALSNNLALQQKEYSYKKSLEVINEAKRLFLPTISFNASYTIAEGGRMVEIPFGDMMNPVYNNLNQINQVLNPSAPKYPEIENMEMSFVRSPEQETKLVATMPVFNAAIIQNHKIKKGLAEVEGISVDIYKRELVKEVKEAYVKYLQAEQAHKLYINTLSVVNQNLKNREILFANDKITIDEVYTAKAQVKQIELDLAAANKNRIMASSWFNFLLNRDFDAEIETVQLAVSVSSNDNLEDVLNASLSNREEFTQFDKYVEIQENNIKLEKGAALPNVTLFGQYGFQGTDYSFNDETDMAVAGLSMKWNLFTSGQRKSKIQQAQIDRQILESRKLEAENQVQLEVINTYYSLQAAKEGIELAKQELENYQKSYSFVEKKYQQGIVNYLEYSNSLNNKLNAENKLILAQYSYQLEQIKLERLTSSYQF
- the mnmE gene encoding tRNA uridine-5-carboxymethylaminomethyl(34) synthesis GTPase MnmE; protein product: MLYHLNNDTIVAIATPPGKSALGIIRVSGNDCFDIVNKVFSGKDLTKVDSHTIHYGFIKDLDGNVLDEVLLNVYKSPKTYTGENLIEISCHGSMYILNEVLSLLQKVGARLAQAGEFTLRAFMNKKLDLSQAEAVIDMIDSENEASHKIAVNQIRGGFSDKIKELREKLLNLISLFELELDFGEEDVEFASNDQLKEILNETTAEVKTLVDSFKLGNVIKQGVSVVIAGRPNAGKSTLLNELLQEERAITSNIPGTTRDFIEDTINIDGILFRFVDTAGLTSTTLDLIEKEGIQRTLNKIKIADLVIYLFDITELTVEEVKGDVNQLELHVPHLLIANKIDKDGVESIIKKDFSEAFDNLVFISSKFQQNISALKVNLLKTLDIEKYQGDLSIVTNTRHYTILSEILRSIEEVNQGIDNQLTKDFITIDIRKIIQLMGEITGEITNDEILGNIFGRFCIGK
- a CDS encoding DUF4837 family protein; protein product: MELFSIEIKLKKLSKISIISFLIIFSLMSCKQKEKEATTDDFQDKKITDEFKEISTGEEYSIIVISDLATKYPDLKTALNNLFAIKFDVLPQNEPHFNPIIIHPDSLTEDQKLNLCIMALNVNSASDRMNAFAENELHIDKNVNNESRFQISENTWAYPQKVIYAEASTIEELILLLEKKQNDFIEEYDQSEKIRLKRRVYAKGRNNTATTRLLKMHQIDISIPKGYVNIMERVPSKSDTILRNLKIDGLSWFRNNTKAYNMDILFYYTSLDQFKDAEIDKILLKKDQITSNLIQGQNQGSYVVIAYDYNPPVIRDVTISGYEAIEIRGLWETEGDFMGGPFLYYAIKDLKNNRMLFIDAIVYAPEIKKKPFIKRLEVTLQTLR